The following proteins come from a genomic window of Pseudochaenichthys georgianus chromosome 17, fPseGeo1.2, whole genome shotgun sequence:
- the trim110 gene encoding LOW QUALITY PROTEIN: E3 ubiquitin-protein ligase TRIM11 (The sequence of the model RefSeq protein was modified relative to this genomic sequence to represent the inferred CDS: deleted 2 bases in 2 codons; substituted 1 base at 1 genomic stop codon), giving the protein MATVGKHQGISSDPPTMASMEEELTCSVCRDCFSKSHPLPCGHSFCPTCIREAWSGQGEVKGRFKCPQCQEEHGEVLCDCCPPEEAVEGKPPLAVKTCLRCEVSLCALHLQPHLERPAFSNHLLVDPLGDLSQRKCQTHEEILRYYCADDREYVCGDCLLTEATLSTKWKALRQVEEDLKVISKTLLGKAEEKMKDGERILKEHECIDSTMVXDSLMDDISQVERLGSDLQIQVTKLVGALREITKREMQQVIERVHEDCSKVRDGMSQALSIQYYLASLLSETDPFLLSGEDLTDAFQSDDTKLLADLDSPVYVPDAVSLDRKHILEDIESKYRDFITGTLRCLSELKRELLTSRLTLDTYTAHPLLSISDDLRSVTRVRNRQPHPAHPERFDHWPQVLTAQTIASGTHYWELEAEGFWDIGISYRSIRRKGKDGNAFGNNKVSWSLTQQHDRKLAAWHNRRKTRLTYQMTGNRVSVTVDYGAGTITFSEVNHPNHLTHLHTFSTTFTEPVCLGFGLYKAELNSHITILKSEVEKRTKGDGENTLTGKVKLLV; this is encoded by the exons ATGGCCACAGTCGGCAAACACCAGGGCATCAGCAG TGATCCGCCCACCATGGCGTCCATGGAGGAAGAGCTGACCTGCTCCGTGTGCCGAGACTGCTTCAGCAAATCCCACCCTCTGCCCTGCGGTCACAGCTTCTGCCCCACCTGCATCCGCGAGGCCTGGAGTGGGCAGGGTGAGGTCAAAGGTCGCTTCAAGTGCCCCCAGTGTCAGGAGGAGCACGGGGAGGTGCTGTGTGACTGCTGCCCTCCAGAGGAAGCGGTGGAAGGAAAGCCACCATTGGCCGTCAAGACCTGCCTGAGGTGTGAAGTGTCGCTGTGTGCCCTACACCTCCAACCCCATCTGGAGAGACCGGCGTTCAGCAACCACCTGCTGGTGGATCCGCTGGGGGACCTCTCCCAGCGGAAGTGCCAGACCCACGAAGAGATACTGAGATACTACTGCGCCGATGACAGGGAGTACGTGTGTGGAGACTGTCTGCTGACGGAAGCCACGCTCAGCACAAAGTGGAAGGCGCTGAGG CAGGTGGAAGAGGATCTGAAGGTCA TCTCCAAAACGCTGCTCGGCAAAGCAGAGGAGAAGATGAAAGATGGAGAGCGAATCCTC AAGGAGCACGAGTGTATTGATTCAACCATGGTGTGA GACTCCCTGATGGATGACATCTCCCAGGTGGAGCGGCTGGGCTCAGACCTGCAGATCCAGGTGACGAAGCTGGTGGGCGCTCTGAGGGAGATCACCAAGAGGGAGATGCAGCAGGTGATAGAGCGAGTGCATGAAGACTGCTCCAAGGTGAGAGACGGCATGAGCCAGGCGCTGAGCATCCAGTACTACTTGGCCTCGCTGCTGTCAGAGACCGACCCCTTCCTGCTCTCTGGTGAGGACCTCACTGAT GCCTTTCAATCGGACGACACAAA GTTACTAGCAGACCTGGACAGCCCAGTTTATGTCCCTGATGCCGTCAGTCTGGACAGGAAACACATCTTGGAGGACATAGAGAGCAAGTATCGAGATTTCATCACCGGCACCCTCCGCTGCCTCAGTGAACTCAAGAGGGAGCTCT TGACCAGTCGTTTGACTCTGGACACTTACACAGCCCATCCTCTGTTGAGCATCTCCGATGACCTTCGCTCCGTGACGCGGGTACGAAACCGCCAACCACACCCTGCTCACCCCGAACGTTTCGACCACTGGCCGCAGGTCCTCACCGCCCAGACCATCGCCTCTGGGACTCACTACTGGGAGCTGGAAGCTGAGGGATTCTGGGACATTGGCATCAGCTATAGAAGTATTCGGCGGAAAGGCAAAGACGGTAACGCCTTTGGGAACAATAAG GTGTCATGGAGTTTGACGCAGCAGCACGACAGGAAGTTGGCTGCTTGGCACAACCGCAGGAAGACCCGCCTTACGTACCAAATGACCGGCAACCGTGTTTCCGTCACCGTGGACTACGGAGCGGGCACCATCACCTTCTCCGAGGTGAACCATCCCAACCACCTGACCCACCTCCACACGTTCTCCACCACGTTCACTGAGCCCGTGTGCTTGGGCTTTGGACTCTACAAAGCTGAGCTCAACAGTCAcatcaccatcctcaagtctgaGGTGGAAAAAAGGACAAAGGGGGACGGAGAAAACACGCTGACTGGCAAAGTTAAACTGCTGGTTTAA
- the cbln12 gene encoding cerebellin 12: MHSRSVTFDLSMLLGVLLLWGPMESRGQNDTEPIILEGKCLVVCDFHSFIRALRERPGHVGALRLPGGWPFSASRQTNHEPTDMSNRTMIIYFDNDVTREAATNAGLVIMEKGDKVYLRLERGNLMGGWKYSTFSGFLVFPL; this comes from the exons ATGCACAGCAGGTCGGTCACCTTTGACCTCTCCATGCTGTTGGGGGTGTTGCTGTTGTGGGGGCCGATGGAGTCCAGGGGTCAGAATGACACAGAGCCCATCATCCTGGAGGGGAAGTGCCTGGTGGTGTGCGACTTCCACTCCTTCATCCGAGCCCTCCGGGAACGCCCTGGGCATGTCGGTGCGCTCCGGCTTCCGGGAGGGTGGCCCTTCTCCGCCAGCCGCCAGACCAACCACGAGCCCACAGACATGAGCAACCGCACCATGATCATCTACTTTGATAAT GATGTGACCAGAGAAGCTGCCACTAATGCCGGCCTGGTGATAATGGAGAAGGGGGACAAGGTTTACCTCAGATTGGAGAGAGGAAACCTGATGGGAGGCTGGAAGTACTCCACTTTCTCCGGGTTCCTGGTGTTCCCCCTGTGA